The Bemisia tabaci chromosome 5, PGI_BMITA_v3 genome includes a window with the following:
- the LOC140224716 gene encoding uncharacterized protein — MSQNSSPRRTRYGGNFHPSVENAVSRGGSGRARGRGSRRPRGRGMRGNLNQNLSDSRVSLHSDHSTNSFRSVPEAPPRPLSPNVFVRRPPHQMSPSPVIEVITATHPVSNRFHTDPPSTNQHLRNCDDLNSGIVVRPADDYLQTQIADQQRMMLQITEQMAQLQTTVTQAFEEIKSEVPLLVQEQLDSKMSEPTNPPKPFSGAALEQSPHRENCTTVAPCHSDSIKFKDLPNFNGTLEGIHPKEFVSELDAYYSSSRKSDQTKLFEVGRLFRGSAREWFKVNQNRNKFTSFEDFKSEFLQFFWGPEIQSSVFDTFVSSNQPAPTYGNLSNYFLSRVRNMQYLDVPAPEPYVS; from the exons ATGTCGCAAAACTCTAGTCCTAGACGTACTCGCTACGGTGGAAATTTCCACCCTTCGGTTGAAAATGCTGTTAGTAGAGGAGGCTCTGGTAGAGCGAGAGGTAGAGGATCTCGTAGACCTAGAGGTAGAGGCATGAGGGGTAATTTGAATCAAAACCTTTCTGACAGTAGAGTTTCACTTCATTCTGATCACTCCACTAATTCATTTCGTTCTGTACCTGAGGCACCCCCAAGACCGCTATCACCAAATGTTTTTGTTAGAAGACCGCCTCACCAAATGTCACCGTCTCCTGTGATAGAAGtaataacggcaacccacccaGTCTCTAATCGCTTCCATACCGACCCTCCCTCTACTAACCAGCATCTGCGTAATTGTGATGATCTTAATTCTGGTATTGTCGTGCGTCCCGCGGATGATTATCTGCAAACTCAGATTGCAGACCAGCAAAGAATGATGCTGCAAATAACTGAACAGATGGCTCAGCTCCAGACCACTGTTACCCAGGCTTTTGAGGAAATTAAGAGCGAAGTTCCCTTATTGGTTCAAGAGCAGCTTGATAGCAAAATGTCAGAACCAACAAACCCGCCTAAGCCGTTCTCGGGCGCTGCGCTTGAACAGTCTCCGCACCGAGAAAATTGTACAACTGTAGCACCATGTCATAGCGATTCCATTAAATTTAAAGACCTGCCAAATTTTAATGGAACGCTTGAGGGTATCCATCCAAAAGAATTTGTGAGCGAGCTTGATGCCTACTACAGTTCTTCACGCAAATCTGACCAAACAAAATTATTCGAAGTGGGGAGACTGTTCAGGGGCAGTGCGCGAGAGTGGTTTAAGGTCAACCAAAACCGAAATAAATTTACATCCTTTGAGGATTTTAAATCCGagttcctccaatttttttggggacctgaaatTCAGAGTTCTGTATTTGACACGTTTGTCTCATCGAATCAACCTGCCCCGACCTATGGCAATTTATCTAATTACTTCCTTTCTCGAGTGAGAAATATGCAGTACCTCGATGTTCCAGCACCTGAGCCTTATGTT AGCTAG